A window from Candidatus Woesearchaeota archaeon encodes these proteins:
- a CDS encoding polyprenol monophosphomannose synthase, translating to MISTIIPTYNEKENIKNLIAAISNTLKKNKIKGEIIIVDDNSPDGTGRIAENLSRKYPVKVLHRKGKLGLSSAVVSGFKAAKGNIIGVMDADFSHPPEIIPELIKPILNENIDFVIGSRHIKGGGMENWPLARKLISKGATLLAKTVTNVKDPMSGLFFLKKSVIKDIRFDSKGFKICLEILVKGSYKTVKEVPYIFKDRRAGKSKLGAGEYLNYLVTLARLIRYKIARK from the coding sequence ATGATCTCAACAATAATCCCGACATACAACGAAAAAGAGAACATAAAGAACCTTATTGCCGCAATCTCAAATACTCTCAAAAAAAACAAGATCAAAGGCGAGATCATAATTGTTGATGATAACTCGCCAGACGGGACAGGCAGGATCGCTGAAAATTTAAGCAGGAAATACCCGGTCAAGGTTCTGCACAGAAAGGGCAAGCTTGGATTGAGCAGCGCTGTTGTTTCAGGATTTAAAGCTGCAAAAGGCAATATTATTGGCGTTATGGATGCTGACTTTTCGCATCCGCCAGAAATAATCCCTGAACTGATAAAGCCGATTTTAAATGAAAACATTGATTTTGTAATTGGAAGCAGGCACATCAAAGGTGGCGGAATGGAGAACTGGCCTTTAGCGAGAAAGCTCATCAGCAAAGGAGCAACATTGCTGGCAAAAACTGTAACGAATGTCAAGGACCCAATGAGCGGCTTGTTTTTTCTTAAAAAAAGCGTTATAAAAGATATAAGATTTGACTCAAAAGGATTCAAGATATGCCTTGAAATCCTGGTCAAAGGCAGCTATAAAACTGTAAAAGAAGTGCCTTATATCTTCAAGGACAGGAGAGCGGGGAAAAGCAAGCTAGGCGCAGGGGAATATCTGAATTATTTAGTGACATTGGCGAGATTGATAAGATATAAAATTGCAAGAAAATGA
- a CDS encoding glycosyltransferase family 39 protein yields MNKKHHIFILLAVFFALFLILNFIDPVLLWDENVYLGNARSHIAQSNFTEDFRFPLLEYIIAFFWFFTGESIFAAKLIILFFTLATIYVFYLIAQENFEHKHALFITALFSISPLMIEWGSKVYTEIPALFFLVLSFYFILKQKNHFILIAGILSGLSFLAKFPNALFGLAVAAFFIFFKEYKKLIYFSIGSIIALLPWLIYNFITYKNPLWDLMMQMSVIAQYTVNEPIMLQIANFFVVMAALSVFLPFGIYPLIRKRKENWIVIFYTIVFFAYYLFFVRLKFSRYYLADLAFLYIICYAGFLFLMKQIKDIQYRRFFYAAIITFAILTAILFGFNRIQAHGNCEKDGAIIQSTDYIKRYAPEDQYIISNFWPWFGYYGNFRIQSIWSEDINILIDTFKPSYFVYNNLVGVPFNRMMLDENGRLKLEKHIEGKCGQEVYIYRVL; encoded by the coding sequence ATGAATAAGAAACACCATATATTTATTTTACTGGCAGTTTTCTTTGCTTTATTTTTGATCCTTAATTTCATTGACCCTGTTCTTCTCTGGGATGAGAATGTTTATCTTGGAAATGCAAGAAGCCATATTGCGCAGTCAAACTTTACAGAGGATTTCAGGTTTCCATTATTGGAATATATTATTGCCTTTTTCTGGTTTTTTACAGGAGAAAGCATTTTTGCTGCAAAGCTGATTATACTATTTTTCACATTGGCAACGATATATGTTTTCTATCTGATTGCCCAAGAGAATTTTGAGCATAAGCATGCGCTTTTTATAACAGCACTCTTCTCCATATCGCCTTTAATGATCGAATGGGGATCTAAGGTCTATACTGAAATACCTGCATTGTTCTTTTTAGTCCTCTCCTTTTATTTCATATTGAAGCAAAAAAACCACTTTATTCTGATTGCGGGCATCTTAAGCGGCCTTTCATTTCTGGCAAAATTCCCAAATGCTCTTTTTGGCCTTGCAGTCGCAGCCTTTTTTATTTTTTTCAAGGAATATAAGAAGCTAATTTATTTTTCAATAGGCAGCATCATAGCATTACTGCCCTGGCTGATTTACAATTTTATCACTTACAAAAACCCCTTATGGGATTTAATGATGCAGATGTCTGTCATAGCTCAGTATACTGTAAATGAGCCAATAATGCTGCAGATAGCAAATTTCTTTGTTGTGATGGCAGCGCTTTCTGTATTCTTGCCTTTTGGCATTTACCCTCTGATTAGAAAGAGAAAAGAAAATTGGATAGTGATATTTTACACAATTGTTTTCTTTGCATATTATTTATTCTTTGTAAGGCTGAAGTTTTCAAGGTATTACCTTGCTGATCTGGCTTTTTTATACATTATATGCTATGCGGGATTTTTATTTTTAATGAAACAAATCAAAGATATCCAGTATAGAAGATTTTTTTATGCTGCAATAATAACTTTTGCCATTTTAACAGCCATTCTTTTCGGTTTTAATAGAATCCAGGCTCATGGGAATTGCGAAAAGGACGGCGCAATAATCCAGAGCACAGATTACATCAAAAGATATGCTCCAGAAGACCAATACATAATAAGCAATTTCTGGCCATGGTTCGGGTATTACGGCAATTTCAGGATACAGTCGATATGGAGCGAAGACATTAATATTCTTATTGATACTTTTAAACCCAGCTATTTTGTTTACAATAATTTAGTTGGCGTGCCGTTTAACAGGATGATGCTGGATGAAAACGGCAGGTTAAAATTAGAAAAGCATATAGAGGGGAAGTGCGGCCAGGAAGTATATATTTACAGGGTTCTATAG
- a CDS encoding glycosyltransferase family 2 protein produces MNFDALLIYVVSYFGLFTAIFFFSTLLDNKDSLKTPKIKEYSKVSVIVPAYNEEATILKTIKSLLNLDYPKDKLEIIVVDDGSTDGTLKAAKSIKEPNVIVFTKKNGGKGSALNFGLERCAGEFVAALDADSFVASNALKKMLGYFEDQDVMSVTPSLKVYKPKNFLQRIQLIEYLVGIFLRKIFAILDSIHVAPGPFSIFRKEFFDKYGGYDENNLTEDIEIALRIKSRKFKIENAADAIVYTLTPPSFTGLLKQRLRWYYGFMENVLQYKHLFSRKYSNLGIFILPAAFISVALVIVVLFYTIFRFITRTLIQNYKNLSSINFDFSRLFDFHFDPFFVNFNSVAVLSILCLAIGICMIVMAKKISKETSKIKFSYVSYLLFYWVLFGVWWLTAIFYKLSGKKVIWRHKDTR; encoded by the coding sequence ATGAATTTTGATGCGCTGCTCATATATGTGGTCTCTTACTTCGGCCTATTTACTGCCATATTTTTCTTCTCAACATTGCTTGACAATAAAGACAGTCTTAAAACCCCTAAAATAAAAGAATACTCCAAGGTTTCAGTTATAGTGCCTGCTTACAATGAAGAAGCCACCATATTGAAAACAATAAAATCCCTGCTTAATCTGGATTATCCTAAAGACAAGCTCGAAATCATAGTTGTTGATGACGGCAGCACAGATGGCACGCTTAAAGCTGCAAAATCCATTAAAGAGCCAAATGTGATAGTATTTACAAAAAAGAATGGCGGCAAGGGCTCTGCCCTTAATTTCGGGTTGGAAAGGTGCGCGGGTGAATTTGTAGCTGCCTTGGACGCAGATTCTTTTGTGGCCAGTAATGCGCTCAAAAAAATGCTTGGCTATTTTGAAGACCAGGATGTGATGTCAGTGACGCCTTCGTTAAAAGTCTATAAGCCGAAAAATTTTCTGCAGAGAATCCAGTTAATAGAGTATCTCGTAGGCATCTTCCTAAGAAAGATATTTGCCATTCTGGATTCCATCCATGTTGCTCCCGGACCTTTCAGCATATTCAGAAAGGAATTTTTTGACAAGTATGGCGGCTATGACGAAAATAATCTGACAGAAGACATAGAAATCGCTTTAAGGATAAAAAGCAGGAAATTCAAAATAGAGAATGCAGCTGATGCCATAGTTTATACGCTTACACCGCCATCATTTACAGGCCTTTTAAAGCAAAGATTAAGGTGGTATTATGGATTTATGGAAAATGTGCTGCAATACAAGCACCTATTCAGCAGAAAATACAGCAATCTTGGCATTTTCATCCTGCCTGCAGCATTCATCTCAGTTGCTCTCGTCATTGTTGTTCTTTTCTACACAATATTCCGATTCATCACCAGAACACTCATACAAAACTATAAAAATCTTAGCTCAATAAATTTTGACTTTTCAAGGCTTTTTGATTTTCATTTTGACCCATTTTTTGTGAATTTTAACTCAGTTGCCGTGCTCTCCATATTGTGCCTGGCAATAGGCATATGCATGATTGTTATGGCAAAGAAGATCTCTAAAGAGACGTCTAAGATAAAATTTTCCTATGTGTCTTATTTGCTGTTTTATTGGGTTTTATTCGGAGTATGGTGGCTTACTGCTATTTTTTACAAGCTATCCGGGAAAAAAGTAATCTGGAGGCATAAAGACACAAGATGA